In Strigops habroptila isolate Jane chromosome 6, bStrHab1.2.pri, whole genome shotgun sequence, a single genomic region encodes these proteins:
- the PAQR8 gene encoding membrane progestin receptor beta, whose protein sequence is MTAILERISTLSLSGQHLSRLPRLLEDGFPKMPCTVKECEVPQLFREPYIHTGYRPTGQDWRYYFLSLFQKHNEVVNVWTHLLAALAVLLRFKTFVEAEQLPVDAWSLPLLIFVLSSVTYLTCSLLAHLLQSKSELYHYTFYFMDYVGVSIYQYGSALAHFYYSSDQAWYDKFWLFFLPAAAFCGWLSCAGCCYAKYRYRRPYPIMRKMCQVIPAGLAFILDISPVAHRVVVCHLRGCEEDAAWYHTYQILFFLISAYFFSCPVPEKYFPGSCDIVGHAHQIFHTFLAVCTLSQLEAILLDYKNRQEIFLKRHGPFSVYLSCISFFGLVACSAITAYILRCRIKAILAKKDS, encoded by the coding sequence ATGACAGCCATCCTGGAGCGGATCAGCACGCTGTCCCTCAGCGGGCAGCACCTCAGCCGTCTCCCCAGGCTGCTGGAGGATGGCTTCCCCAAGATGCCTTGCACAGTCAAAGAGTGCGAGGTGCCGCAGCTCTTTCGTGAGCCGTACATCCACACCGGGTACCGTCCCACCGGCCAGGACTGGCGGTACTACTTCCTTAGCCTCTTCCAGAAGCACAACGAGGTGGTCAACGTGTGGACTCACCTCCTGGCAGcgctggctgtgctgctgagatTCAAGACGTTTGTGGAGGCTGAGCAGTTGCCCGTGGATGCGTGGTCCTTGCCTTTGCTCATCTTTGTCCTCTCCTCTGTCACTTACCTGACCTGCAGCCTCTTGGCCCACCTACTGCAGTCCAAATCGGAGCTGTACCACTACACCTTCTACTTCATGGACTATGTTGGAGTCAGCATCTACCAGTATGGTAGTGCCTTGGCTCATTTCTACTACAGCTCTGACCAAGCCTGGTATGACAAGttctggcttttcttcctgccagcagctgctttctgtggcTGGCTGTCTTGTGCCGGCTGCTGCTATGCGAAGTACCGGTACCGACGGCCTTACCCCATCATGAGGAAGATGTGCCAGGTGATCCCAGCCGGGCTGGCGTTCATCTTGGATATCAGTCCTGTTGCTCACCGGGTGGTTGTATGTCACCTGCGGGGCTGTGAGGAAGATGCTGCTTGGTACCACACGTACCAGATACTGTTTTTCCTTATCAGTGcttatttcttctcctgcccGGTCCCTGAGAAGTACTTCCCTGGCTCCTGCGATATCGTTGGCCATGCTCACCAGATCTTCCACACCTTCCTGGCAGTCTGCACCCTAtcacagcttgaggccattcTTTTGGATTACAAGAACAGGCAGGAGATTTTCCTGAAGAGACACGGGCCTTTCTCTGTTTATCtctcctgcatttctttttttggccTGGTGGCTTGTAGTGCCATCACAGCTTACATCCTGCGATGCAGGATCAAGGCCATCCTGGCTAAAAAGGACTCCTGA
- the EFHC1 gene encoding EF-hand domain-containing protein 1 isoform X2 — MSSQPGPGLPFLPGCSFRDPMKTCFHRSQTLGYKNGYAFSWLPTVGSGGERLYVNQLSQAELDELSSKRPTLTYGKVKRAPPSGFIPAHVAFDKKILKFDAYFQEDVPLSPEEHYRIRQVCIYYYLEDDSMYVVEPVVQNSGIPQGKHIRRHRVPKNDHGEHYHWKDLNRGINITMYGRTYRIVDCDRFTQEFLESQGIEVNPPEKMAFDPYTELRQMPVRKYITPSDFDQLKQFLTYDKQVLRFYAMWDDTNSIFGENRPYIIHYYLADDTVEVREVHKQNDGRDPFPLLIRRQRLPKTFVDKKKTFPTCVMEISDQEVLEWYTAKDFAVGKSTTLLGRNFFIYDCDEFTRNFYRDKFGITDFQPVEIKKKPPEEVPQIIPPYNGFGILEDTLQNCFSLLPKPPRKDVIKMLENDNKVLRYQVALESPNPEDRKRRFILSYFLSNDMISIYEPPVRNSGIIGGKYLRKTRVAKPGSTTENATYYGPSDLTIGSTIEVFGHRFVITDADEYVLNYMESNAESFPAATLQSLRDHFHPKQVVKETDNSDIPKLGTSKKELDELIVCVQEELKPHNHLNNKNIQEAFLQCDKDGSGILDKAKFLSLCDSLSVPTNTTLLNKSPPNSTSPTTGY; from the exons ATGAGCTCGCAGCCGGGGCCGGGCCTGCCCTTCCTGCCGGGCTGCTCCTTCAGGGACCCCATG aaaacatgttttcatcGGTCCCAGACACTGGGCTACAAAAATGGATATGCCTTTTCTTGGCTGCCAACAGTGGGGTCTGGTGGGGAGCGACTGTACGTGAATCAGCTTTCTCAAGCTGAATTAGACGAATTATCCAGCAAGAGACCCACGCTGACCTATGGAAAAGTCAAGCGGGCTCCACCTTCAGGCTTCATTCCAGCACACGTGGCTTTTGACAAAAAG ATTTTGAAGTTTGATGCCTATTTCCAGGAGGATGTTCCTCTCTCTCCAGAAGAGCATTACCGCATCCGCCAAGTGTGTATCTATTACTATTTGGAAGATGACAGCATGTACGTCGTAGAACCTGTTGTGCAGAACTCGGGTATTCCTCAAGGCAAACATATTAGGCGCCATCGGGTGCCCAAGAATGACCATGGGGAACATTACCATTGGAAAGATCTGAATCGGGGCATAAACATCACCATGTATGGCAGGACGTACCGCATAGTCGACTGCGACCGATTTACACAG GAGTTCCTGGAAAGCCAAGGAATTGAAGTGAACCCTCCAGAGAAAATGGCTTTTGATCCTTACACAGAACTGCGTCAGATGCCTGTGCGCAAGTACATCACACCATCAGATTTTGACCAACTCAAACAGTTTCTGACTTACGACAAGCAG GTCCTTCGCTTTTACGCCATGTGGGATGACACTAACAGCATCTTTGGTGAGAATCGGCCTTACATCATCCATTACTACTTGGCAGATGACACAGTGGAGGTTCGGGAAGTCCACAAGCAAAATGATGGTAGAGATCCATTCCCACTACTGATAAGACGCCAACGCTTACCCAAAACCTTTGTGGATAAGAAAA AGACTTTCCCAACCTGTGTGATGGAGATCTCTGATCAGGAGGTACTTGAGTGGTACACAGCTAAAGATTTTGCTGTTGGCAAATCTACCACCCTCCTTGGACGCAATTTCTTCATCTATGATTGTGATGAGTTCACACGAAACTTCTATCGTGACAAATTTGGCATCACTGACTTCCAGCCAgtggaaataaagaagaaaccaCCTGAGGAAGTTCCACAG ATAATTCCTCCCTATAATGGTTTTGGCATCCTTGAAGACACTCTTCagaactgcttttctctgcttccgAAACCTCCCCGGAAAGATGTAATTAAGATGCTAGAGAATGACAACAAGGTGCTGCGATACCAGGTGGCCCTG GAATCACCAAATCCTGAGGATAGAAAGCGTCGTTTCATCCTCTCTTATTTCCTCTCCAATGACATGATCAGCATCTATGAACCACCAGTCCGTAACTCTGGCATCATTGGAGGCAAATACTTAAGAAAGACCAGAGTTGCCAAACCAGGCTCGACTACAGAAAATGCCACGTACTATGGGCCCTCTGATCTCACCATTGGTTCTACAATTGAAG TGTTTGGCCACAGGTTTGTTATCACTGACGCTGATGAATATGTACTTAATTATATGGAAAGCAATGCAGAGAGTTTCCCTGCGGCAACACTGCAATCCCTGAGGGATCATTTTCACCCAAAGCAGGTGGTAAAGGAGACTGACAACAG TGACATCCCCAAGCTTGGGACCAGCAAGAAGGAACTGGATGAATTAATTGTGTGTGTTCAGGAAGAGCTGAAGCCCCATAATCACTTGAACAACAAGAACATTCAGGAGGCATTTCTTCAGTGTGACAAGGATGGCTCTGGCATCCTGGACAAAGCAAAATTTTTATCCCTTTGTGACAGCTTGAGTGTGCCGACCAACACCACTCTTCTTAACAAG TCACCACCAAACTCAACCTCACCAACTACTGGATATTGA
- the EFHC1 gene encoding EF-hand domain-containing protein 1 isoform X1, which yields MSSQPGPGLPFLPGCSFRDPMKTCFHRSQTLGYKNGYAFSWLPTVGSGGERLYVNQLSQAELDELSSKRPTLTYGKVKRAPPSGFIPAHVAFDKKILKFDAYFQEDVPLSPEEHYRIRQVCIYYYLEDDSMYVVEPVVQNSGIPQGKHIRRHRVPKNDHGEHYHWKDLNRGINITMYGRTYRIVDCDRFTQEFLESQGIEVNPPEKMAFDPYTELRQMPVRKYITPSDFDQLKQFLTYDKQVLRFYAMWDDTNSIFGENRPYIIHYYLADDTVEVREVHKQNDGRDPFPLLIRRQRLPKTFVDKKKTFPTCVMEISDQEVLEWYTAKDFAVGKSTTLLGRNFFIYDCDEFTRNFYRDKFGITDFQPVEIKKKPPEEVPQIIPPYNGFGILEDTLQNCFSLLPKPPRKDVIKMLENDNKVLRYQVALESPNPEDRKRRFILSYFLSNDMISIYEPPVRNSGIIGGKYLRKTRVAKPGSTTENATYYGPSDLTIGSTIEVFGHRFVITDADEYVLNYMESNAESFPAATLQSLRDHFHPKQVVKETDNSDIPKLGTSKKELDELIVCVQEELKPHNHLNNKNIQEAFLQCDKDGSGILDKAKFLSLCDSLSVPTNTTLLNKLIDQCSCGENQINYRDFLRAFPS from the exons ATGAGCTCGCAGCCGGGGCCGGGCCTGCCCTTCCTGCCGGGCTGCTCCTTCAGGGACCCCATG aaaacatgttttcatcGGTCCCAGACACTGGGCTACAAAAATGGATATGCCTTTTCTTGGCTGCCAACAGTGGGGTCTGGTGGGGAGCGACTGTACGTGAATCAGCTTTCTCAAGCTGAATTAGACGAATTATCCAGCAAGAGACCCACGCTGACCTATGGAAAAGTCAAGCGGGCTCCACCTTCAGGCTTCATTCCAGCACACGTGGCTTTTGACAAAAAG ATTTTGAAGTTTGATGCCTATTTCCAGGAGGATGTTCCTCTCTCTCCAGAAGAGCATTACCGCATCCGCCAAGTGTGTATCTATTACTATTTGGAAGATGACAGCATGTACGTCGTAGAACCTGTTGTGCAGAACTCGGGTATTCCTCAAGGCAAACATATTAGGCGCCATCGGGTGCCCAAGAATGACCATGGGGAACATTACCATTGGAAAGATCTGAATCGGGGCATAAACATCACCATGTATGGCAGGACGTACCGCATAGTCGACTGCGACCGATTTACACAG GAGTTCCTGGAAAGCCAAGGAATTGAAGTGAACCCTCCAGAGAAAATGGCTTTTGATCCTTACACAGAACTGCGTCAGATGCCTGTGCGCAAGTACATCACACCATCAGATTTTGACCAACTCAAACAGTTTCTGACTTACGACAAGCAG GTCCTTCGCTTTTACGCCATGTGGGATGACACTAACAGCATCTTTGGTGAGAATCGGCCTTACATCATCCATTACTACTTGGCAGATGACACAGTGGAGGTTCGGGAAGTCCACAAGCAAAATGATGGTAGAGATCCATTCCCACTACTGATAAGACGCCAACGCTTACCCAAAACCTTTGTGGATAAGAAAA AGACTTTCCCAACCTGTGTGATGGAGATCTCTGATCAGGAGGTACTTGAGTGGTACACAGCTAAAGATTTTGCTGTTGGCAAATCTACCACCCTCCTTGGACGCAATTTCTTCATCTATGATTGTGATGAGTTCACACGAAACTTCTATCGTGACAAATTTGGCATCACTGACTTCCAGCCAgtggaaataaagaagaaaccaCCTGAGGAAGTTCCACAG ATAATTCCTCCCTATAATGGTTTTGGCATCCTTGAAGACACTCTTCagaactgcttttctctgcttccgAAACCTCCCCGGAAAGATGTAATTAAGATGCTAGAGAATGACAACAAGGTGCTGCGATACCAGGTGGCCCTG GAATCACCAAATCCTGAGGATAGAAAGCGTCGTTTCATCCTCTCTTATTTCCTCTCCAATGACATGATCAGCATCTATGAACCACCAGTCCGTAACTCTGGCATCATTGGAGGCAAATACTTAAGAAAGACCAGAGTTGCCAAACCAGGCTCGACTACAGAAAATGCCACGTACTATGGGCCCTCTGATCTCACCATTGGTTCTACAATTGAAG TGTTTGGCCACAGGTTTGTTATCACTGACGCTGATGAATATGTACTTAATTATATGGAAAGCAATGCAGAGAGTTTCCCTGCGGCAACACTGCAATCCCTGAGGGATCATTTTCACCCAAAGCAGGTGGTAAAGGAGACTGACAACAG TGACATCCCCAAGCTTGGGACCAGCAAGAAGGAACTGGATGAATTAATTGTGTGTGTTCAGGAAGAGCTGAAGCCCCATAATCACTTGAACAACAAGAACATTCAGGAGGCATTTCTTCAGTGTGACAAGGATGGCTCTGGCATCCTGGACAAAGCAAAATTTTTATCCCTTTGTGACAGCTTGAGTGTGCCGACCAACACCACTCTTCTTAACAAG ctgattGACCAGTGTTCTTGTGGAGAAAACCAGATAAACTACCGTGACTTCCTTAGAGCCTTCCCTTCATGA
- the EFHC1 gene encoding EF-hand domain-containing protein 1 isoform X3, producing the protein MSSQPGPGLPFLPGCSFRDPMKTCFHRSQTLGYKNGYAFSWLPTVGSGGERLYVNQLSQAELDELSSKRPTLTYGKVKRAPPSGFIPAHVAFDKKILKFDAYFQEDVPLSPEEHYRIRQVCIYYYLEDDSMYVVEPVVQNSGIPQGKHIRRHRVPKNDHGEHYHWKDLNRGINITMYGRTYRIVDCDRFTQVLRFYAMWDDTNSIFGENRPYIIHYYLADDTVEVREVHKQNDGRDPFPLLIRRQRLPKTFVDKKKTFPTCVMEISDQEVLEWYTAKDFAVGKSTTLLGRNFFIYDCDEFTRNFYRDKFGITDFQPVEIKKKPPEEVPQIIPPYNGFGILEDTLQNCFSLLPKPPRKDVIKMLENDNKVLRYQVALESPNPEDRKRRFILSYFLSNDMISIYEPPVRNSGIIGGKYLRKTRVAKPGSTTENATYYGPSDLTIGSTIEVFGHRFVITDADEYVLNYMESNAESFPAATLQSLRDHFHPKQVVKETDNSDIPKLGTSKKELDELIVCVQEELKPHNHLNNKNIQEAFLQCDKDGSGILDKAKFLSLCDSLSVPTNTTLLNKLIDQCSCGENQINYRDFLRAFPS; encoded by the exons ATGAGCTCGCAGCCGGGGCCGGGCCTGCCCTTCCTGCCGGGCTGCTCCTTCAGGGACCCCATG aaaacatgttttcatcGGTCCCAGACACTGGGCTACAAAAATGGATATGCCTTTTCTTGGCTGCCAACAGTGGGGTCTGGTGGGGAGCGACTGTACGTGAATCAGCTTTCTCAAGCTGAATTAGACGAATTATCCAGCAAGAGACCCACGCTGACCTATGGAAAAGTCAAGCGGGCTCCACCTTCAGGCTTCATTCCAGCACACGTGGCTTTTGACAAAAAG ATTTTGAAGTTTGATGCCTATTTCCAGGAGGATGTTCCTCTCTCTCCAGAAGAGCATTACCGCATCCGCCAAGTGTGTATCTATTACTATTTGGAAGATGACAGCATGTACGTCGTAGAACCTGTTGTGCAGAACTCGGGTATTCCTCAAGGCAAACATATTAGGCGCCATCGGGTGCCCAAGAATGACCATGGGGAACATTACCATTGGAAAGATCTGAATCGGGGCATAAACATCACCATGTATGGCAGGACGTACCGCATAGTCGACTGCGACCGATTTACACAG GTCCTTCGCTTTTACGCCATGTGGGATGACACTAACAGCATCTTTGGTGAGAATCGGCCTTACATCATCCATTACTACTTGGCAGATGACACAGTGGAGGTTCGGGAAGTCCACAAGCAAAATGATGGTAGAGATCCATTCCCACTACTGATAAGACGCCAACGCTTACCCAAAACCTTTGTGGATAAGAAAA AGACTTTCCCAACCTGTGTGATGGAGATCTCTGATCAGGAGGTACTTGAGTGGTACACAGCTAAAGATTTTGCTGTTGGCAAATCTACCACCCTCCTTGGACGCAATTTCTTCATCTATGATTGTGATGAGTTCACACGAAACTTCTATCGTGACAAATTTGGCATCACTGACTTCCAGCCAgtggaaataaagaagaaaccaCCTGAGGAAGTTCCACAG ATAATTCCTCCCTATAATGGTTTTGGCATCCTTGAAGACACTCTTCagaactgcttttctctgcttccgAAACCTCCCCGGAAAGATGTAATTAAGATGCTAGAGAATGACAACAAGGTGCTGCGATACCAGGTGGCCCTG GAATCACCAAATCCTGAGGATAGAAAGCGTCGTTTCATCCTCTCTTATTTCCTCTCCAATGACATGATCAGCATCTATGAACCACCAGTCCGTAACTCTGGCATCATTGGAGGCAAATACTTAAGAAAGACCAGAGTTGCCAAACCAGGCTCGACTACAGAAAATGCCACGTACTATGGGCCCTCTGATCTCACCATTGGTTCTACAATTGAAG TGTTTGGCCACAGGTTTGTTATCACTGACGCTGATGAATATGTACTTAATTATATGGAAAGCAATGCAGAGAGTTTCCCTGCGGCAACACTGCAATCCCTGAGGGATCATTTTCACCCAAAGCAGGTGGTAAAGGAGACTGACAACAG TGACATCCCCAAGCTTGGGACCAGCAAGAAGGAACTGGATGAATTAATTGTGTGTGTTCAGGAAGAGCTGAAGCCCCATAATCACTTGAACAACAAGAACATTCAGGAGGCATTTCTTCAGTGTGACAAGGATGGCTCTGGCATCCTGGACAAAGCAAAATTTTTATCCCTTTGTGACAGCTTGAGTGTGCCGACCAACACCACTCTTCTTAACAAG ctgattGACCAGTGTTCTTGTGGAGAAAACCAGATAAACTACCGTGACTTCCTTAGAGCCTTCCCTTCATGA